One Tunturibacter gelidoferens genomic region harbors:
- a CDS encoding TCR/Tet family MFS transporter has product MAESPQNSSQPITTPDPVAPDPLMTEPEIVSPIEPDIPLTPNPPPGRRAAATFIFFTVTLDMLALGMIAPVLPRLIEGFLHGDTSSAARMLGLFGTVFAAMQFFFSPILGSLSDRFGRRPVVLLSNFGLGLDYILMAWAPALGWLFVGRVISGLTASSIPTAMAYMADVTPRERRAAAFGMLNAAFGIGFVLGPAMGGLLGNINPRLPFWVAGLLSLINGLYGLFVLPESLSLANRSPFSWARANPVGSLNLLKRGGMLAISGVLLLGYIAQQSLMNVYVIYADYRYHWTDRTVGFSLATIGIFTAIYGALLVKRVVAKFGERGAMTLGLIGGAIGYSMFGFSKTGLIFWLGIPVLNLMSFTWPSAQSVLSRKTSPSEQGQLQGAINSLRGIAGLIGPGFFTYIFSQSIGAHAIVRIPGTPFYVAASMLLIGLILAQYATRHSQPAS; this is encoded by the coding sequence ATGGCTGAATCACCACAAAACTCGTCGCAACCAATCACGACGCCCGATCCCGTCGCTCCGGATCCGCTGATGACCGAGCCCGAAATCGTCAGCCCCATCGAACCCGATATTCCCCTCACTCCAAACCCACCCCCAGGCCGCCGCGCCGCCGCCACCTTCATCTTCTTCACCGTCACCCTCGACATGCTCGCCCTCGGCATGATCGCCCCCGTCCTCCCCCGCCTCATCGAAGGCTTTCTCCACGGCGACACCTCCTCAGCCGCCCGCATGCTCGGCCTCTTCGGAACCGTATTCGCCGCCATGCAGTTCTTCTTCTCCCCCATCCTCGGCTCACTCTCCGACCGCTTCGGCCGCCGACCCGTCGTTCTTCTCTCCAACTTCGGCCTCGGCCTCGACTACATCCTCATGGCCTGGGCTCCCGCGCTCGGCTGGCTCTTCGTAGGCCGCGTCATCTCCGGACTCACCGCCTCCAGCATCCCCACCGCCATGGCCTACATGGCCGACGTCACCCCACGCGAGCGCCGCGCCGCAGCTTTCGGCATGTTGAACGCCGCATTCGGCATCGGCTTCGTACTCGGCCCCGCAATGGGCGGACTCTTGGGCAACATTAACCCACGCCTGCCATTCTGGGTTGCAGGCCTCCTCAGCCTCATCAACGGACTCTACGGCCTCTTCGTCCTTCCCGAGTCTCTCTCCCTCGCAAATCGAAGCCCCTTCTCCTGGGCACGCGCCAACCCCGTCGGCTCCCTCAACCTCTTAAAACGCGGCGGTATGCTCGCCATCTCCGGCGTCCTTCTCCTCGGCTACATCGCGCAGCAGTCGCTCATGAACGTCTACGTCATCTACGCCGACTATCGCTACCACTGGACCGACCGCACCGTCGGCTTCTCCCTCGCCACCATCGGCATCTTCACCGCCATCTACGGCGCTCTCCTGGTGAAGCGTGTGGTCGCAAAGTTCGGCGAGCGCGGTGCCATGACTCTCGGCCTCATCGGCGGAGCCATCGGCTACTCCATGTTCGGCTTCTCAAAGACCGGCCTCATCTTCTGGCTCGGCATCCCGGTGCTCAACCTCATGTCCTTCACCTGGCCTTCCGCTCAGAGCGTCCTCTCCCGCAAGACCAGCCCCTCCGAACAGGGCCAGCTGCAAGGCGCCATCAACAGCCTGCGCGGCATCGCCGGCCTCATCGGCCCCGGCTTCTTCACCTACATCTTCAGCCAGTCCATCGGAGCCCACGCCATCGTCCGCATCCCTGGCACACCCTTCTACGTCGCCGCCTCCATGCTTCTCATCGGCCTCATCCTCGCCCAATACGCTACGCGCCACTCCCAACCTGCCAGCTGA
- a CDS encoding phospholipase C: MIRKLLALSLSTTLILSGCGQGTVSTPPGNGNANTTPPPTPTTAPVAIKHVVVIFGENISFDHYFGTYPNAANLPGETPFAPATAATVAAATLAGTTSLPATPANMVNYISTPSLLTANPNLNSANNVAAMNSNPSNPFRLAPAQAATADQDHAYNPEQLAFDNGKMDLFPISVGTPDSSALPLLPNLAAVTNAPPQANTTALTMGYYDGNTVTALWNYAQHYAVNDHSFGTTFGPSTPGALNLASGQTNGVINPTGAASAIVADGQGGFTDINDDDPTGDICSSTSANFSMSGKNIGDLLNAAKITWGFFEGGFDLTVTNSNGTTGCGRNTAAVNIPTHPTKADYIPHHQPFQYYASTANLNHLRPTAAIGTTDQANHQYDMHDFTDALAAGNMPAVSFLKAPGYQDAHAGYSDPLDEQTFVVNTVNAIEKSSFWSSTAIIIAYDDSDGWYDHLTDIVNGSASVSDAAICTGAAAASLPGPNSNGAPVQGRCGHGPRMPFLVISPWAKKNYIDNTPTDQASIPRFIEDVFLSSQRIGGGSFDASAGALTGMFNFTSTVVPNPNVVVLDPTTGKVTSGN; the protein is encoded by the coding sequence ATGATTCGGAAACTTCTCGCCCTCTCGTTGTCCACGACCCTTATCCTAAGCGGCTGCGGCCAGGGCACGGTCAGCACGCCTCCAGGCAACGGCAACGCCAACACCACCCCGCCGCCAACGCCGACCACAGCCCCGGTCGCCATTAAGCACGTCGTCGTCATCTTCGGCGAGAACATCTCCTTCGATCACTACTTCGGCACCTATCCCAACGCCGCGAACCTTCCCGGTGAGACGCCCTTCGCCCCAGCCACCGCCGCCACTGTAGCCGCTGCGACCCTCGCCGGAACCACCAGCCTTCCGGCCACCCCGGCCAACATGGTCAACTACATCAGCACGCCGTCGCTGCTCACCGCGAACCCGAACCTGAACAGCGCCAACAACGTCGCCGCGATGAACTCGAACCCGTCGAATCCGTTTCGTCTGGCTCCTGCCCAGGCCGCCACAGCGGATCAGGACCATGCCTACAATCCCGAGCAGCTTGCGTTCGACAACGGCAAGATGGACCTCTTCCCGATCTCGGTCGGCACGCCGGACAGCTCCGCCCTTCCGTTGTTACCCAATCTGGCGGCGGTCACCAACGCCCCTCCGCAAGCTAACACCACTGCGCTGACCATGGGCTACTACGACGGCAACACCGTCACCGCCCTGTGGAACTACGCGCAGCATTACGCCGTCAACGACCACTCCTTCGGCACCACCTTCGGCCCCTCCACTCCTGGCGCCCTCAATCTCGCCTCCGGCCAGACCAACGGCGTCATCAACCCCACGGGTGCGGCCTCCGCAATCGTCGCCGACGGTCAGGGTGGCTTCACGGACATCAACGATGACGATCCCACCGGCGACATCTGCTCCTCCACCAGCGCCAACTTCAGCATGTCTGGCAAGAATATCGGCGATCTCCTCAATGCCGCCAAGATCACCTGGGGCTTCTTTGAGGGCGGCTTCGACCTCACCGTTACCAACTCCAACGGAACCACCGGATGCGGCCGCAACACCGCCGCAGTCAACATTCCCACCCACCCAACAAAGGCCGACTACATCCCGCACCACCAGCCCTTCCAGTACTACGCCAGCACAGCGAACCTGAACCACCTGCGTCCTACCGCAGCGATCGGGACCACCGACCAGGCCAACCACCAGTACGACATGCACGACTTTACCGACGCTCTCGCCGCCGGCAACATGCCAGCCGTCAGCTTCCTCAAGGCCCCCGGGTACCAGGACGCTCATGCGGGCTACTCCGATCCCCTCGATGAGCAGACCTTCGTCGTCAACACCGTCAACGCCATCGAGAAGTCGTCCTTCTGGTCCTCCACCGCCATCATCATCGCCTACGATGACTCCGACGGCTGGTACGATCACCTCACCGACATCGTCAATGGCTCCGCCAGCGTCTCCGATGCAGCCATCTGCACCGGCGCAGCGGCTGCCTCACTCCCCGGTCCCAACTCCAACGGCGCTCCCGTACAGGGGCGCTGCGGACACGGCCCCCGTATGCCGTTTCTGGTCATCTCCCCCTGGGCGAAGAAGAACTACATCGACAACACCCCCACCGACCAGGCCTCCATTCCCCGCTTCATCGAGGATGTCTTCCTGTCCAGCCAGCGCATCGGCGGCGGGTCCTTCGATGCCTCTGCTGGCGCACTCACCGGTATGTTCAACTTCACCAGCACCGTTGTTCCGAACCCCAACGTAGTCGTGCTGGACCCCACCACCGGCAAGGTCACCAGCGGCAACTAA
- a CDS encoding winged helix-turn-helix domain-containing protein, with product MERPTMTMLRIGDWSVNPASSQISRDGETARVEVRTMRLLLCLAEHAGKVVSIDDLLNQVWPEVTVSPDSVYQAVASLRRLLGDDPKQPTYIATVPRLGYRMVATVSPWANETDEPIAQSTAQPGSSLSSNSEQPPPITTDAPPPSPRSRVGFAWAAGAALCLALIGAFLFHNKIANNHHAAPPAILPRPQKSIAVLPFLDLTEGMKEEEFADGMTEELIDKLSKIPDLQVPAPTASFYFKGKQISVADIAKTLGVAYVLDGSVRKSGVRLRVAARLVRADNGYVVWSETYDRPFDDILMVQDDIAGEVTKALRASTEFKAR from the coding sequence ATGGAACGCCCGACTATGACAATGCTTCGCATCGGCGATTGGTCCGTCAATCCAGCATCCAGCCAGATTTCACGAGATGGAGAAACCGCTCGCGTAGAGGTGCGGACGATGCGGCTGCTGCTGTGCCTCGCCGAGCACGCCGGCAAGGTCGTCAGCATCGATGACCTGCTCAACCAGGTCTGGCCTGAAGTCACCGTCTCACCAGACTCCGTCTACCAGGCTGTGGCATCCCTCCGCCGTCTGCTCGGCGACGACCCCAAACAGCCCACCTACATCGCGACAGTCCCGCGGCTAGGATACCGGATGGTAGCGACGGTCAGTCCCTGGGCCAATGAGACCGATGAACCCATCGCCCAATCCACCGCACAGCCGGGTTCTTCATTGTCTTCAAACAGCGAACAACCGCCCCCGATCACCACCGATGCGCCGCCCCCAAGCCCACGCTCCAGAGTCGGCTTCGCGTGGGCTGCCGGCGCGGCACTTTGCCTCGCACTCATCGGTGCCTTCCTGTTCCACAACAAGATCGCGAACAACCATCACGCAGCACCACCTGCCATTCTTCCGCGGCCACAGAAATCCATCGCCGTGCTGCCGTTTCTCGACCTGACCGAGGGGATGAAAGAGGAGGAGTTCGCCGACGGCATGACCGAGGAGTTGATCGACAAACTCAGCAAGATCCCAGACCTTCAGGTGCCTGCCCCCACGGCCTCGTTCTACTTCAAGGGCAAGCAGATATCTGTCGCCGATATCGCAAAGACGCTCGGTGTCGCTTATGTGCTCGATGGGAGCGTGCGCAAGTCGGGCGTCAGGCTGCGAGTAGCCGCACGGTTGGTTCGTGCAGACAATGGATATGTTGTCTGGTCTGAAACCTACGATCGGCCATTCGACGACATCCTAATGGTCCAGGACGATATCGCCGGAGAAGTAACGAAAGCACTCAGGGCATCCACGGAATTTAAAGCACGATAG
- a CDS encoding YceI family protein: MIFNRLFNLFAMGVLLFTICVAPSTKVAAADPSAQPAQKIAVAQALPAPGIYKIDPDHSFAYFGARHHVVGLVRGRFDKVAGTITASQDLAACSVDVTIDVSSINTQISERDEDLRSPVYFDVKRFPTMTYHGRGIRRVAGGSWMMDGSLTMHGVTRVVPLTFTFNGAFSDVKPGRPARMAFHGSAGLKRADFGMGARDNLEELGGLMTPDVEIEIDVEADANSPTQ; the protein is encoded by the coding sequence ATGATCTTCAATAGACTGTTCAATTTATTCGCAATGGGCGTGTTGCTTTTTACCATTTGCGTGGCGCCTTCGACCAAGGTTGCTGCGGCAGATCCTTCCGCTCAACCTGCCCAGAAGATTGCGGTGGCGCAGGCGCTCCCCGCTCCGGGGATATACAAGATCGATCCGGACCATAGCTTCGCGTACTTCGGTGCTCGTCACCATGTGGTGGGGCTGGTGCGGGGCAGGTTCGACAAGGTTGCGGGAACCATTACTGCATCGCAGGACCTGGCCGCCTGCAGTGTCGACGTCACGATCGACGTCTCCAGCATCAATACGCAGATCAGCGAGCGCGACGAGGACCTTCGCAGCCCCGTCTACTTTGATGTGAAGAGATTCCCGACGATGACCTACCACGGTCGCGGCATTCGCCGTGTGGCTGGAGGCTCCTGGATGATGGACGGCTCGCTGACCATGCACGGCGTGACCAGGGTGGTGCCGCTGACATTCACCTTCAATGGGGCGTTTTCTGATGTGAAGCCTGGCAGGCCGGCGCGCATGGCGTTCCATGGGTCCGCGGGGCTGAAGCGCGCCGATTTCGGCATGGGCGCGCGCGATAATCTCGAGGAACTGGGCGGGTTAATGACGCCGGACGTCGAGATCGAAATAGACGTGGAGGCGGACGCAAACTCGCCCACTCAGTGA
- the tgt gene encoding tRNA guanosine(34) transglycosylase Tgt, protein MGFSFEVDRTAEGGGRRGRLRLPHGVVETPVFMPVGTAASVKAVPQSLLEEVGAGGKGAQIILANTYHLYLRPGHELVRRMGGVHRFMSWERPMLTDSGGFQVFSLSKLRKISPEGVEFRSHLDGSKHFFSPEHSMDVQIALGADVAMVFDECVETPATWERTRESMGLTHAWAQRSKDHFELHKDRVPWFSERQEQTQSLFGIVQGGMYADLREESAKRLVEMDLPGYAIGGLAVGEPREVTREMIARTLEHLPKDKPRYVMGVGYPDEIEEYARMGVDMMDCVLPTRSGRHGLLFTSEGRINIKKKEYAEDQGPIDATCGCMVCRRYTRAYLRHLFASGEPLSAVLNSVHNIAFYLDTMERVRGDLAGAGEVS, encoded by the coding sequence ATGGGATTTTCATTTGAGGTAGATCGGACTGCAGAGGGTGGTGGGCGGAGGGGGCGGCTGAGGCTGCCGCATGGGGTGGTGGAGACTCCGGTGTTTATGCCGGTGGGGACGGCGGCGAGTGTGAAGGCGGTGCCTCAGAGTCTGTTGGAGGAGGTTGGCGCGGGTGGGAAGGGGGCGCAGATCATCCTGGCGAATACCTACCATCTGTATCTGCGGCCGGGGCATGAACTGGTGCGGCGGATGGGTGGGGTACATCGGTTTATGAGCTGGGAGCGGCCAATGCTGACTGACTCGGGCGGGTTTCAGGTCTTTAGTTTGAGTAAGTTGCGAAAGATCTCGCCGGAGGGAGTGGAGTTTCGGTCGCACTTGGATGGGAGTAAGCACTTCTTCTCGCCGGAGCACTCGATGGATGTGCAGATTGCGCTGGGGGCGGATGTTGCGATGGTCTTCGACGAGTGCGTGGAGACGCCGGCGACGTGGGAGAGGACGCGGGAGTCGATGGGACTGACGCATGCATGGGCGCAGAGGTCGAAAGATCACTTTGAGTTACATAAGGATCGGGTGCCGTGGTTTTCTGAGAGGCAGGAGCAGACGCAGAGCCTGTTCGGGATTGTGCAGGGTGGGATGTATGCGGATTTGAGGGAGGAGAGTGCGAAGCGGCTGGTGGAGATGGATCTGCCGGGGTACGCGATCGGCGGCCTGGCGGTGGGGGAGCCGCGGGAGGTGACGCGGGAGATGATTGCTCGGACGCTGGAGCATCTGCCGAAGGACAAGCCGCGGTATGTGATGGGGGTGGGGTATCCGGATGAGATTGAAGAGTATGCGCGGATGGGTGTGGACATGATGGACTGCGTGCTGCCGACGCGGTCTGGGCGGCATGGGCTGCTGTTTACGTCGGAGGGCAGGATCAATATTAAGAAGAAGGAGTATGCGGAGGATCAGGGGCCGATCGATGCGACGTGTGGGTGCATGGTGTGCCGGCGGTATACGCGGGCTTATCTGCGGCATCTGTTTGCTTCAGGTGAGCCGTTGAGTGCGGTGCTTAACAGCGTGCACAATATCGCGTTCTATCTGGATACGATGGAGAGGGTGCGTGGAGATCTGGCTGGGGCGGGCGAAGTTAGTTGA
- a CDS encoding aldo/keto reductase — translation MLRRDFLRRTTRTLAATLLTRSAIARAALVEPDPLPQKFHAQDEVILGNTGIRTSRLAMGTGTIGYGGSSNQTRLGDSPLTKLLLDGYHDNGLRFFDSADSYGSHPYVAEALKHIPRDKVTVLTKTDTRNAAGVRADLDRFRKELGVDYIDIVLIHCVTEGDWTTRYRGIMDVLSEAKQKGTIRAHGVSCHSLPALKAAAASPWVEVDLVRLNPIGSHMDADPATVISVIKQMRAQGKGIVGMKILGQGDLRDKPAEAIRYALGTGVLDAFTIGAESQREQNNLIQRVAAA, via the coding sequence ATGCTAAGGAGAGACTTCCTTCGCCGCACGACCCGCACCCTCGCAGCCACCCTTCTCACCCGCTCCGCCATCGCTCGTGCCGCCCTCGTCGAGCCGGACCCCCTCCCGCAAAAGTTCCACGCGCAAGACGAGGTAATCCTGGGAAACACCGGCATTCGCACCAGCCGCTTAGCTATGGGAACCGGCACCATAGGCTACGGCGGCTCCTCCAACCAAACCCGCCTTGGCGACTCACCCCTCACCAAACTGCTGCTCGACGGCTACCACGACAACGGCCTCCGCTTCTTCGACTCCGCCGATTCCTACGGCAGCCACCCGTACGTCGCCGAAGCCCTCAAGCACATCCCCCGCGACAAAGTCACCGTCCTCACCAAGACCGACACCCGCAACGCCGCCGGCGTCCGCGCCGACCTCGACCGCTTCCGCAAAGAGCTAGGCGTCGACTACATCGACATCGTCCTCATCCACTGCGTCACAGAAGGCGATTGGACGACACGCTACCGCGGCATCATGGACGTCCTCTCCGAAGCCAAACAGAAGGGCACCATCCGCGCCCACGGAGTCTCCTGCCACAGCCTACCCGCGCTGAAGGCCGCAGCCGCCTCGCCTTGGGTCGAAGTCGATCTCGTCCGTCTCAACCCCATCGGCTCCCACATGGACGCCGACCCCGCCACCGTAATCAGCGTCATCAAACAGATGCGCGCCCAAGGGAAGGGAATCGTCGGCATGAAGATCCTCGGCCAGGGCGATCTCCGCGACAAACCAGCCGAGGCCATCCGCTACGCCCTAGGCACTGGAGTCCTCGACGCCTTCACCATCGGCGCTGAATCCCAAAGAGAACAGAACAATCTCATCCAGCGCGTAGCCGCAGCCTGA
- a CDS encoding multicopper oxidase family protein, whose translation MSDPTHPLSSRRRFLQQTAALSLLGPSALAQMEHMQSAMPARMAPNAPDAKHPMLHVLELPPFVDPLPVPSVPMGTPSPRKLRITMREIQSKIHRDVPPTRMWSYGPTPLGPVIEARSDHPVEITWVNHLPSKHFLPVDFSLHGSGRDLPEVRTVAHVHGAKVPTQYDGYPTDWFPSGQSKTCRYPLQQESATLWYHDHAMGLNRLNTYAGLTGLFLIRDQVEDALNLPSGPFEIPLILCDRNFTTDGQLFYATSGDPDHPWIPEFTADGILINSKLRPFFNVEPRLYRFRVLNTSNSRFFGLALDNHQPMIQIGSDQGLLATPVEQKFFALAPAERADLLIDFSHLAGQTIHLRTGAFDILQFRVANQTSSAPLHSIPKTLRTLHRTPESSATLTRTITLNEHQDRLQNPMVMLINNKHWHEPTTEFPKLNTTEIWEFINQTEDTHPMHIHLVRFQILDRRTFDQFELMTNKKLRFRGPVEAPAPNEMGWKDTIQCPAGQVTRVIIRFEGYPGKYLYHCHILEHEANDMMRPFEVIA comes from the coding sequence TTGTCTGACCCGACCCATCCCCTGTCATCCCGCCGCCGCTTCCTCCAGCAGACCGCCGCCCTCAGCCTTCTCGGCCCCAGCGCTCTCGCCCAAATGGAGCACATGCAATCCGCAATGCCCGCGCGCATGGCCCCCAACGCTCCCGACGCGAAACACCCCATGCTCCATGTCCTCGAGCTTCCCCCCTTCGTCGACCCCCTCCCCGTCCCATCCGTCCCCATGGGTACCCCCTCTCCGCGCAAACTCCGCATCACCATGCGTGAGATCCAGTCCAAAATCCACCGCGACGTCCCCCCCACCCGCATGTGGAGCTACGGCCCCACCCCCCTCGGCCCCGTCATCGAAGCCCGTTCCGACCATCCCGTCGAGATCACCTGGGTCAATCACCTCCCCTCCAAACACTTTCTCCCCGTGGACTTCAGCCTCCACGGCAGCGGACGCGACCTCCCCGAAGTCCGCACCGTCGCCCACGTCCACGGAGCCAAAGTTCCTACCCAGTACGACGGCTACCCCACCGACTGGTTCCCCTCCGGTCAATCCAAAACCTGCCGCTATCCCCTCCAGCAGGAGTCCGCCACCCTCTGGTACCACGACCACGCCATGGGTCTCAATCGCCTCAATACCTACGCTGGCCTCACAGGACTCTTCCTCATCCGCGACCAGGTCGAGGACGCCCTCAACCTCCCATCCGGCCCCTTTGAAATCCCCCTCATCCTCTGCGACCGCAACTTCACCACCGACGGCCAGCTCTTCTACGCCACCTCGGGCGACCCCGACCACCCCTGGATCCCCGAGTTCACTGCCGACGGCATCCTCATCAACAGCAAGCTTCGCCCGTTCTTCAACGTAGAGCCCCGCCTCTACCGCTTTCGCGTCCTCAACACCTCCAACAGCCGCTTCTTCGGCCTCGCCCTCGACAACCACCAGCCCATGATCCAGATCGGCAGCGACCAGGGTCTTCTCGCCACACCCGTAGAGCAGAAGTTCTTCGCGCTCGCTCCCGCCGAACGCGCCGATCTCCTCATCGACTTCAGCCACCTCGCCGGCCAGACCATTCACTTACGCACCGGAGCCTTCGACATCCTCCAGTTCCGCGTGGCGAATCAGACCTCCTCCGCGCCTCTTCACTCCATCCCCAAAACCCTCCGCACCCTCCACCGCACCCCCGAGTCCTCCGCCACTCTCACCCGTACCATCACCCTCAACGAGCACCAGGACCGTCTCCAGAACCCCATGGTCATGCTCATCAACAACAAGCACTGGCACGAGCCCACCACCGAGTTCCCCAAACTCAACACCACCGAGATCTGGGAGTTCATCAACCAGACCGAAGACACCCACCCCATGCACATTCATCTCGTGCGCTTTCAGATCCTCGACCGTCGCACCTTTGATCAGTTCGAGCTGATGACCAACAAAAAACTACGCTTTCGCGGCCCCGTCGAAGCCCCCGCCCCCAACGAGATGGGCTGGAAGGACACCATCCAGTGCCCCGCAGGACAGGTGACCCGCGTCATCATCCGCTTCGAAGGCTACCCCGGCAAATATCTCTACCACTGCCACATCCTCGAGCACGAAGCCAACGACATGATGCGTCCCTTCGAAGTCATCGCCTGA
- a CDS encoding DUF2252 domain-containing protein — protein sequence MDKTQLVSARERYAFGRERRKQMKRLHHKTWTAKQRRESPLKLLEVSTRGRVPTLVALKNELMAASPFGYFRGAVPVMAYDLSLVGNTGICNQLCGDAHVRNLGAFAAPDGRLVFDINDFDETIVAPFEWDVKRMATSLVLAGRAAGAKNLHCREAAAVFLERYRTMMHSFARMPVLEVAKYQVHRLGNVSPVAGILRMAERATPMHTLLTLTEVEGRPSVVKKKGVKTVKGAAKSSERPQRVFRTIPPNLKRVTGALAEQVVGSLAIYAESLQPERRHFLAQYRPMDVAFKVVGTGSVGLRDYVVLMEGNGVKDPLFLQIKEEVASGYAPYVAGALKGRRGKQHQGQRVVNGERAMQLQSDPFLGWTTMEGRDYLVRQLNDHKASIQLEDLKAAGLLEYAGVCGEMLARGHARAGDSAMVAGYVGTSARFDEAVGAFAEAYADQTEVDWKQLVKSLKMPVKKVAK from the coding sequence ATGGACAAGACGCAGCTGGTGAGCGCGAGGGAACGCTATGCCTTCGGACGGGAGCGGCGGAAGCAGATGAAGCGGCTGCACCATAAGACGTGGACGGCGAAGCAGCGGCGGGAGAGTCCACTGAAGCTGCTGGAGGTGTCGACGCGGGGACGGGTGCCGACGTTGGTGGCGCTGAAGAACGAGTTGATGGCGGCGTCGCCGTTTGGGTACTTTCGCGGGGCGGTGCCGGTGATGGCGTATGACCTGTCGCTGGTGGGTAATACGGGCATCTGCAATCAGCTGTGCGGCGACGCGCATGTAAGGAATCTGGGCGCGTTTGCGGCACCGGATGGGCGGCTGGTGTTCGATATTAATGATTTCGACGAGACGATTGTTGCGCCGTTTGAGTGGGATGTGAAACGGATGGCGACGAGCCTGGTGCTGGCGGGGCGTGCGGCGGGCGCGAAGAATCTGCATTGCAGGGAGGCCGCGGCGGTGTTTCTGGAGCGGTACCGGACGATGATGCACTCGTTTGCGCGAATGCCGGTGCTGGAGGTGGCGAAGTACCAGGTGCATCGGCTGGGAAATGTGTCGCCGGTGGCGGGGATTTTGCGGATGGCGGAGAGGGCTACGCCGATGCATACGCTGCTGACGTTGACGGAGGTGGAAGGGCGGCCTTCAGTGGTGAAGAAGAAGGGCGTCAAGACGGTGAAGGGTGCGGCGAAGAGTTCGGAGCGGCCGCAGCGGGTGTTTCGGACGATTCCGCCGAACCTAAAGCGGGTGACGGGAGCGCTGGCGGAGCAGGTGGTTGGATCGCTCGCGATCTATGCGGAGAGTCTGCAGCCGGAGCGCAGGCATTTTCTGGCGCAGTACCGGCCGATGGATGTGGCGTTCAAGGTGGTGGGGACGGGGTCGGTGGGGCTGCGGGACTACGTGGTGTTGATGGAGGGAAATGGGGTGAAGGATCCTCTGTTTCTGCAGATCAAGGAGGAGGTTGCTTCGGGATATGCGCCTTACGTCGCCGGAGCTCTGAAGGGAAGGAGAGGAAAGCAGCATCAGGGACAGCGTGTGGTGAATGGAGAGCGTGCGATGCAGCTGCAGTCCGATCCGTTTCTGGGATGGACGACGATGGAGGGCAGAGACTACCTGGTGAGGCAGTTGAACGACCACAAGGCTTCGATTCAGCTGGAGGATCTGAAGGCCGCCGGGTTGCTGGAGTATGCGGGGGTATGCGGCGAGATGCTGGCGAGGGGGCATGCGCGGGCTGGGGATAGCGCGATGGTGGCGGGCTACGTGGGGACTTCGGCGCGGTTTGATGAGGCAGTAGGTGCGTTTGCGGAGGCGTACGCGGATCAGACAGAGGTGGATTGGAAGCAGCTGGTGAAGTCGCTGAAGATGCCGGTGAAGAAAGTGGCGAAGTGA